A single window of Aspergillus puulaauensis MK2 DNA, chromosome 5, nearly complete sequence DNA harbors:
- a CDS encoding uncharacterized protein (COG:C;~EggNog:ENOG410PKNQ;~InterPro:IPR016166,IPR006094,IPR036318;~PFAM:PF01565;~go_function: GO:0016491 - oxidoreductase activity [Evidence IEA];~go_function: GO:0050660 - flavin adenine dinucleotide binding [Evidence IEA];~go_function: GO:0071949 - FAD binding [Evidence IEA];~go_process: GO:0055114 - oxidation-reduction process [Evidence IEA]), with protein sequence MKVCPYRIVSVLDGVSRTCPADGSVSACCTALKNTPLNTQVLYPNDNAYHQSLGSYWRTDIEQLNPACIVQPHSAQDVSLTLSTLVESNDDSPQCQFAVRSGGHSTVLGSTSADHAVTIDLSLLNRTVYHPESSTASVQPGARWKSVYKTLAEHGVAVPGGRGGTVGVGGFITGGGNSFHSAQYGLTCDAVVDFEIVLPSGQITTASPTKNADLFQALKGGSSNFGLVTSFTLQAFSQPPDSIWGGVVAYDHASTVSAQIDALVHFTDNIRNDPFASLIPIYNYNSQLGVPVIANSLVYTKPVPYPDAFRDFYNMPNISDSMRFADLEDLTGELEPGPGLQNFLTLSFANDPAILHKAVAIQDRMIEEAKRSARSEDWSIISMYQPLPGLFAEIGKKKGGNMLGLDEGGNYILHLLWFIWDDAEDTALFDWMGKTFVDELDGFARSVGGDSPFVYLNYAAESQNPLRGYGEGNLAFLKTVADKYDPLGVFQTQAPGGFKVSRA encoded by the exons ATGAAGGTCTGCCCGTATAGGATTGTGTCGGTGCTGGATGGCGTCTCGAGAACGTGTCCGGCTGATGGGTCTGTCTCTGCTTGT TGCACCGCGTTAAAGAACACACCTCTCAACACCCAGGTCCTCTATCCCAACGACAATGCATACCACCAGTCGCTCGGCTCCTACTGGCGAACGGACATCGAGCAGCTCAACCCAGCCTGCATCGTTCAGCCGCACTCAGCACAAGACGTCTCGCTGACTCTTTCCACCCTCGTCGAGTCAAACGATGACTCGCCGCAATGCCAGTTCGCTGTTCGCTCAGGCGGACACAGTACTGTGCTTGGTTCGACTAGCGCCGACCATGCAGTCACAATCGACCTCTCGTTGCTCAATCGCACCGTCTACCACCCTGAATCCTCAACTGCGTCGGTCCAGCCAGGAGCGAGATGGAAGTCCGTATACAAGACCCTGGCCGAACACGGCGTCGCGGTCCCAggcggacgaggaggaaccgtcggcgtcggcggATTCATCACTGGGGGTGGGAACTCGTTCCACAGCGCTCAGTACGGCCTCACCTGCGATGCTGTAGTTGATTTCGAA atCGTCCTCCCGTCCGGCCAAATAACCACCGCATCACCAACCAAAAACGCAGACCTCTTCCAAGCCCTAAAAGGCGGCTCCAGCAACTTCGGCCTCGTCACCAGCTTCACCCTGCAAGCCTTCTCCCAACCCCCGGACTCAATCTGGGGCGGCGTTGTCGCATACGACCACGCCTCCACCGTCTCCGCCCAGATCGACGCCCTCGTGCACTTCACCGACAATATCCGCAATGACCCCTTTGCCTCCCTGATCCCGATATACAACTACAACTCGCAACTGGGCGTCCCTGTTATTGCGAACTCGCTTGTGTATACGAAGCCCGTGCCGTATCCGGATGCGTTTAGGGACTTCTATAACATGCCTAATATATCGGACTCCATGCGTTTTGCGGATTTGGAGGATCTTACCGGTGAATTGGAGCCGGGGCCTGGGTTGCA GAACTTTCTCACGCTGAGCTTCGCCAACGACCCCGCGATCCTGCACAAGGCAGTTGCTATCCAGGACCGCATGATCGAGGAGGCGAAGCGCTCGGCCCGTAGTGAGGACTGGTCTATCATTAGCATGTACCAGCCGCTGCCGGGGCTTTTTGCGGAgattgggaagaagaagggggggAATATGCtggggttggatgagggGGGAAATTATATct TGCACCTTCTCTGGTTTATATGggatgatgctgaagatACGGCGCTGTTTGACTGGATGGGGAAGACGTTTGTGGATGAGCTGGACGGGTTTGCGAGGTCTGTTGGCGGCGATTCTCCGTTTGTTTATCTGAATTATGCGGCGGAGAGCCAGAATCCGTTGCGGGG
- a CDS encoding uncharacterized protein (SECRETED:SignalP(1-22);~TransMembrane:1 (n5-16c22/23o74-95i)), which produces MNFRVSWLSVGALLATTTNVCASPIDMLNLIAPKATPVPSSDTGDVKSQPALSPRRYSYGNDDYGDDGNSTRSILIGVMIPVAAIIICVIVVLAVKARKGEPRIPATIARGVLPLNNPNNRAQRTSINQPRRPPTATLPPYTPGNTTTRSAPPEPAITAVRAAQAVSADPGQTTTRTAPPLVPMIMIPAPSYTPGTTTTTPRPETPADTTSSPMRSTAALLPTRTSSPRPSSDTASISPPDTTTSMTTASRTTTRAAPPPPPDRVGTPPPPYSRDPV; this is translated from the exons ATGAATTTCCGCGTGTCCTGGTTGTCGGTCGGCGCGCTGCTGG CTACAACAACAAATGTCTGTGCATCACCAATCGATATGTTGAACCTAATAGCCCCCAAAGCCACGCCTGTTCCATCAAGCGACACCGGCGACGTCAAATCACAACCTGCCTTATCACCACGACGCTATTCCTACGGCAACGACGACTacggcgatgatggcaatTCCACCCGGTCAATACTCATCGGGGTAATGATTCCAGTTGCGGCTATCATAATTTGCGTGATTGTAGTTTTGGCCGTCAAAGCTCGCAAAGGGGAACCCCGAATACCCGCTACAATTGCGAGGGGTGTTCTCCCTTTAAATAATCCCAATAATCGCGCCCAGAGAACGAGTATCAACCAGCCTCGACGGCCACCGACCGCTACTCTGCCTCCATATACACCCGGGAATACGACGACAAGATCTGCCCCGCCTGAGCCCGCGATAACAGCAGTCCGTGCTGCCCAGGCTGTCTCTGCAGACCCCGGGCAAACGACAACGAGAACTGCTCCGCCGCTGGTGCCGATGATCATGATTCCTGCGCCGAGTTATACTCCAGGTACAACTACTACAACACCTAGACCTGAGACACCTGCCGATACAACATCCAGCCCTATGAGATCTACCGCCGCACTGCTTCCGACGAGAACATCCTCTCCCCGCCCCTCTAGCGATACAGCATCTATATCTCCCCCTGATACCACGACCTCCATGACGACTGCTTCCAGAACTACAACCAGGGCcgctccgcctcctcctccggaTCGAGTTGGAacgccaccgccgccataTTCGCGGGATCCGGTATAA
- the ARD1 gene encoding peptide alpha-N-acetyltransferase complex A subunit ARD1 (COG:S;~EggNog:ENOG410PHRH;~InterPro:IPR000182,IPR016181;~PFAM:PF13673,PF08445,PF00583;~go_function: GO:0008080 - N-acetyltransferase activity [Evidence IEA]) yields MVDIVPLSSYPSYIDLLPAIQTCNITNLPENYFLKYYLYHALTWPQLSFVAVVRPRNGYKKPNDLSGQYPKVVGYVLAKMEEEPTDGVQHGHITSLSVMRTHRRLGIAERLMRMSQRAMSECHRAKFVSLHVRVSNNAALRLYRDTLGFEVETVESKYYADGEDAYAMHMDLSNMWLDWAEIERKDRARHASDEKDEDEGDEVGEVGKKEQEEKKTVKVKVGRGLGVGDLVEKNEAQAAS; encoded by the exons ATGGTCGACATCGTCCCCCTCTCCTCCTACCCCTCCTACATCGACCTCCTCCCCGCAATCCAAACCTGCAACATCACAAACCTCCCCGAGAACTACTTCCTGAAATACTACCTCTACCACGCCCTGACCTGGCCGCAACTCAgcttcgtcgccgtcgtgcGCCCGCGCAACGGCTACAAGAAACCAAACGACCTCTCCGGCCAGTACCCCAAGGTTGTCGGGTATGTGCTCGcaaagatggaggaggagccgACGGACGGGGTGCAGCATGGTCATATTACGAGTTTGAGTGTGATGAGGACGCATAGACGGTTGGGGATTGCAgagaggttgatgaggatgtctc AGAGGGCAATGTCTGAATGCCACCGCGCAAAATTCGTCTCCCTGCACGTCCGTGTCTCCAACAATGCCGCCCTCCGCCTCTACCGCGACACACTCGGCTTCGAGGTTGAGACCGTCGAGAGCAAGTACTACGCCGACGGCGAAGACGCGTATGCCATGCACATGGATCTATCGAATATGTGGCTCGACTGGGCCGAGATTGAGCGGAAGGACCGCGCCCGCCATGCGagcgacgagaaggatgaggacgagggcgacgaAGTTGGCGAGGTCGGAaagaaggagcaggaggagaagaagacggtCAAGGTTAAGGTTGGGAGAGGCTTGGGAGTTGGTGACTTGGTTGAAAAGAACGAGGCCCAGGCGGCTTCGTAG
- a CDS encoding uncharacterized protein (COG:S;~EggNog:ENOG410PQP6), with product MDSDEVPPPPYSAVDPLLAPSNSNRNATSSSNATPSLLHLRGGDARFHGPSAAPIPTYFTSAAAYFAERPPPAIEDGEQTLEHHMTIYPRSQAKDFPRRPRCWSPRMEHIAQQDWDMFLRHLFPPHLGLASSSAELPRQVRAEIRRDRKDRPQETDEERERRIATVMKEWNQYFFELRAVRIVFFYVTDPRAAPISPLCPRCYPAATRATQDNRTTQNTEAGRGHPLPPNAHPAAAGYPQASMYPGQPSMPYGYPNPAVPAPFPPQQGSGFFHPANPHAYQNPYPQYQPWGWGGSQYPQQDESSSMKGGPLGWLSSLASSAQKYGDRITEQAAHYGRQVEEQALAHGRWIEEQAGLGGRKVETAYPGWGAPQQGYYPYYYPPPTAVATTAITANPTLDSTQQAIQQTPQPTTPQPEPQSSTQRPRSNSVCSVSSDSSLSSIDSISTTSELSSSDLATVRAQLLSLDDHHDRDLYEAAVELRRQLDALRESRRQARISGRGRWRHGWGHQSRHNDSSSGQGRSSWGRWESPQDRQRNAAERRAAKEELRATRKAFREVLKRAREEQREQRRMKRTRRRQQRRARRGQNRGEEPVPVSASVSVSASASGPVSISAGPPPETSLEQRLQNLELENNRETRTTVRAGSTGPSQQRTDAGSESSAVSSIGTPSASSDEGEDTKKDKEKEKKKKLGKETK from the coding sequence ATGGACTCTGATGAGGTGCCCCCGCCGCCATACTCCGCTGTAGACCCTTTACTCGCGCCGTcgaacagcaacagaaacGCAACCTCCTCGTCTAATGCAACCCCtagtcttctccatcttcgggGTGGGGATGCACGATTTCATGGTCCAAGTGCTGCGCCCATCCCAACTTATTTCACCTCGGCTGCGGCCTACTTTGCGGAACGGCCACCTCCTGCaattgaggatggagagcagACGCTGGAGCACCATATGACCATCTACCCGCGGAGTCAAGCCAAAGACTTCCCCCGTCGTCCGCGATGTTGGAGCCCGCGGATGGAGCACATCGCTCAGCAGGACTGGGATATGTTCTTGCGCCACCTCTTCCCTCCACATCTCGGCCTTGCATCCTCGTCAGCGGAACTCCCACGTCAAGTCAGGGCTGAGATTCGACGAGATCGAAAAGATCGACCACAGGAGACGGATGAGGAGCGTGAGAGACGCATCGCCACTGTTATGAAGGAGTGGAACCAGTACTTCTTCGAGCTTCGTGCTGTCCGGATTGTGTTCTTCTATGTGACGGATCCCAGGGCTGCGCCAATATCCCCGCTCTGTCCTCGTTGTTATCCGGCCGCGACGAGAGCCACGCAGGACAATCGAACCACTCAAAATACAGAGGCTGGTAGAGGACACCCTTTGCCGCCTAACGCGCacccagcagcggcagggTATCCGCAAGCCAGTATGTATCCAGGGCAGCCATCGATGCCCTACGGATATCCAAATCCCGCTGTTCCAGCTCCATTCCCGCCGCAGCAGGGTTCCGGATTCTTTCACCCTGCGAATCCCCATGCTTATCAGAATCCATACCCACAGTACCAGCCGTGGGGTTGGGGAGGCAGTCAATACCCTCAACAGGATGAAAGTTCGAGCATGAAAGGTGGACCTCTAGGGTGGCTGTCGAGTCTTGCTTCATCAGCTCAAAAGTATGGCGATCGCATTACGGAACAGGCTGCCCACTACGGTAGACAAGTTGAAGAACAAGCCCTGGCTCACGGCCGTTGGATTGAAGAGCAAGCAGGCCTCGGCGGACGCAAAGTTGAAACCGCTTATCCTGGATGGGGTGCGCCCCAACAAGGATACTACCCTTACTATTATCCTCCACCTACTGCTGTTGCTACTACTGCAATCACCGCAAATCCCACTTTAGATTCTACTCAGCAAGCCATACAGCAAACCccacaaccaacaaccccccaaccTGAACCCCAATCATCAACCCAACGCCCCCGCAGCAACTCCGTCTGCTCCGTCTCCTCAgactcctccctctcctcaatCGACTCCATATCCACGACCTCCGAACTCAGTTCCTCAGACCTCGCCACCGTCCGCGCCCAACTCCTCTCCCTAGACGACCACCACGACCGCGACCTCTACGAAGCAGCCGTAGAACTCCGCCGCCAACTCGACGCCCTGCGCGAATCCCGCCGCCAAGCACGCATCTCCGGCCGCGGCCGCTGGCGTCACGGCTGGGGCCACCAGTCCCGACACAATGACTCCTCTTCCGGCCAAGGCCGAAGCAGCTGGGGCCGGTGGGAATCGCCTCAGGATCGCCAGCGGAACGCGGCGGAGCGGCGcgcggcgaaggaggagctccGGGCTACGAGGAAGGCATTCCGTGAAGTGCTGAAGCGCGCGAGGGAGGAGCAGCGCGAGCAGAGGCGGATGAAGCGGACTAGACGTCGGCAGCAGCGACGCGCGCGGAGGGGTCAGAATAGAGGTGAAGAGCCTGTGCCTGTGTCTGCGTCTGTGTCTGTTTCTGCATCTGCGTCGGGGCCTGTTTCTATTTCTGCGGGGCCTCCGCCTGAGACGAGTCTGGAACAGCGATTGCAGAATCTCgaattagaaaataatcgAGAAACCCGCACGACTGTCCGGGCAGGTTCAACAGGTCCATCGCAGCAGCGGACAGACGCAGGCTCGGAAAGCAGCGCGGTTAGCTCGATTGGCACGCCGAGTGCCAGCTcggacgagggcgaggataCCAAAAAGGataaagagaaggagaagaagaagaagcttggCAAGGAAACCAAATGA
- a CDS encoding COPI-interacting protein CEX1 (COG:T;~EggNog:ENOG410PHPR;~InterPro:IPR000719,IPR011989,IPR011009,IPR016024;~go_function: GO:0004672 - protein kinase activity [Evidence IEA];~go_function: GO:0005524 - ATP binding [Evidence IEA];~go_process: GO:0006468 - protein phosphorylation [Evidence IEA]), protein MDFLKSAVASAMAKGSSFPYSLGDRVDISDSIWALHNATKREDGSSCSIFTFEIATNKSRLPLAKNAVRKSRTLRHPGVIKVLDTIETETTIYIVTERVVPLSWNVKRRSLSEETSKWGLCTVASTLKFINGDAASVHGAVRASSVYTSESGEWKLGGFEVLSSMNDDQAVIYTYGSLVPDAARYTPPEIVKGGWDAIKRHPLTAVDSYGLATLVFEVFNGSFSGGDQVGRTTNIPPSMHQSYKRLGTANPKLRLSPAHFVEQGKKSGGFFETPLIRLTDDIDSLGLKNESEREEFLNELENLSEDFPEDFFKMKVLPELLKSVEFGGGGPKVLSAILKIGGKLSQDEFNAKLTPVVVRLFGNPDRAIRVCLLDHLPVMIENLSQKIVNDKLFPQMTSGFTDAAPVVREQTVKAVLPVINKLSDRTINGELLKFLARTANDEQPGIRTNTTICLGKIAKNLGQGSRAKVLVAAFTRALRDPFVHARNAGLLALSATLEVFSEEDCATKVLPAICPALLDREKVIRDQANKTLDMYLQRVRKFGNTMADTALPATTSSDAPKDAARIGTSNDNSWAGWAISSFTNKIATADGEIEPTAGSTKPAEEPKRSVSVPRQTKPTSPTPSTESKTTLRPSVQPLGRSLSAHPAPVHREEPEPADDVYDAWGAMDEDDEDGWGNDQDPFNAPSTISPTSATSKPKASPLPYDDGGEPDFAGWLAAQSKAKKPLPKGLSSSRTTPTSRTTSPSLTAKPKVAAAPAKKIDTKPKNEEEDDGWGDAWD, encoded by the exons ATGGATTTCCTCAAATCCGCCGTCGCCTCTGCGATGGCCAAAGGCAGCTCGTTTCCTTATTCGCTAGGAGATAGAGTCGACATCTCCGATTCGATCTGGGCACTTCACAATGCAACGAAACGG GAAGACGGCTCATCATGTAGTATTTTCACCTTCGAAATCGCCACGAATAAGTCCCGTCTGCCGCTCGCAAAGAACGCTGTACGGAAATCACGAACGTTGAGACACCCCGGGGTGATTAAGGTTTTGGATACTATTGAG ACCGAGACTACCATCTACATCGTGACGGAACGAGTCGTGCCCCTTTCTTGGAATGTGAAGCGCAGGAGTTTGAGCGAAGAGACTTCTAAATGGGGGCTATGCACAGTGGCG TCTACCCTGAAATTCATCAACGGGGACGCCGCGTCTGTCCACGGGGCCGTGAGAGCGTCCTCGGTATACACAAGTGAGAGCGGCGAGTGGAAGCTCGGAGGATTCGAGGTATTGAGCTCGATGAATGATGATCAGGCGGTGATATAT ACATATGGCAGTCTCGTACCGGACGCCGCTCGATACACACCACCAGAGATTGTAAAGGGTGGCTGGGATGCGATCAAGCGCCACCCTTTAACAGCCGTTGATTCCTATGGTCTGGCGACACTGGTGTTTGAGGTCTTCAATGGCAGCTTTTCGGGTGGAGATCAAGTCGGCAGGACGACGAATATCCCGCCTAGTATGCACCAGAGCTATAAGCGTCTCGGCACAGCCAACCCCAAACTACGATTGAGCCCGGCGCACTTTGTAGAacagggaaagaagagcGGTGGCTTTTTTGAGACGCCGCTTATTCGGCTGACGGACGATATTGATAGTTTGGGTCTGAAAAACGAGTCTGAGAGGGAGGAATTTCTCAA TGAACTCGAAAATCTGTCCGAAGACTTCCCGGAGGACTTCTTCAAGATGAAAGTTCTACCAGAGCTGTTAAAGTCTGTCGAGTTTGGAGGCGGTGGTCCAAAGGTCTTGTCAGCTATTTTGAAGATCGGAGGGAAGTTATCGCAGGACGAGTTTAATGCTAAGCTTACACCGGTTGTTGTTCGCCTGTTCGGTAACCCTGATCGAGCTATCCGAGTCTGCCTTCTCGATCATCTGCCGGTAATGATTGAGAACCTTTCTCAGAAGATAGTCAACGATAAGCTATTCCCTCAGATG ACCTCCGGATTCACAGATGCAGCGCCCGTTGTTCGGGAGCAGACGGTGAAAGCTGTTCTGCCTGTTATTAACAAACTAAGTGACCGAACAATTAATGGCGAACTCCTTAAATTTTTGGCGCGGACTGCCAACGACGAGCAGCCGGGTATTCGGACGAATACTACGATCTGCTTGGGGAAGATTGCGAAGAACCTAGGTCAAGGC TCGAGAGCGAAAGTTCTCGTTGCAGCTTTCACGCGCGCCCTTCGAGATCCATTTGTCCATGCTCGCAACGCTGGCTTGTTGGCGCTATCTGCAACACTGGAGGTTTTCTCTGAGGAGGATTGCGCGACTAAAGTTCTGCCTGCCATATGCCCTGCTCTTCTTGATCGGGAAAA GGTAATAAGGGACCAGGCCAACAAAACGCTAGACATGTACCTACAACGTGTCAGAAAGTTTGGCAATACCATGGCCGACACAGCTCtcccagcaacaacaagTTCGGACGCTCCCAAGGATGCGGCCCGTATCGGAACGTCCAACGACAACTCATGGGCAGGCTGGGCCATTTCCTCATTCACCAATAAAATAGCAACAGCTGACGGCGAAATCGAGCCTACCGCAGGCTCCACAAAACCAGCCGAGGAGCCCAAACGTTCAGTATCCGTTCCTCGTCAGACGAAaccaacatcgccaacgccaTCTACTGAATCTAAAACTACACTACGACCTTCAGTTCAACCCCTGGGTCGCTCATTGTCAGCACACCCCGCGCCAGTACATAGAGAAGAGCCTGAACCTGCAGATGATGTTTACGATGCATGGGGGGcgatggatgaagatgatgaggacggaTGGGGGAATGACCAAGACCCATTCAATGCTCCGTCGACGATCTCACCCACCAGCGCTACGTCCAAACCCAAAGCAAGTCCCCTCCCGTACGACGATGGCGGTGAACCGGACTTTGCGGGGTGGCTTGCCGCACAGTCGAAAGCCAAAAAACCGCTGCCTAAAGGTCTAAGCAGCTCCCGAACTACACCGACTTCGAGGACCACTAGTCCTAGCTTGACAGCAAAGCCTAAGGTTGCTGCAGCGCCTGCTAAGAAGATTGACACGAAACCcaagaatgaggaagaagatgatggctGGGGAGATGCGTGGGACTGA